One window of Chryseobacterium sp. JJR-5R genomic DNA carries:
- a CDS encoding bacteriocin-like protein translates to MKNLRKIERKNLKEVHGAGPVPIVPCNCFCFVNDVKQWSPCNRYCPGGVIPGVEPGNDPKCNYTLPS, encoded by the coding sequence ATGAAAAATTTAAGAAAAATCGAAAGAAAAAATCTGAAGGAAGTGCATGGTGCAGGCCCGGTTCCAATAGTTCCATGCAACTGTTTCTGCTTCGTCAATGACGTTAAGCAGTGGAGCCCCTGCAACCGGTACTGCCCCGGCGGGGTAATTCCGGGAGTGGAACCCGGTAATGATCCTAAATGTAATTATACCCTACCATCGTAA
- a CDS encoding signal peptidase, whose translation MKTINKLATVFFLFTVLCLNAQGTPNPPGGGTGGSGTGSLASPVDMYVYVLGIAAVIMIAFFTKKYTAAKA comes from the coding sequence ATGAAAACTATTAATAAACTAGCTACTGTCTTTTTCCTTTTTACTGTTCTGTGTTTAAATGCACAGGGTACTCCAAATCCACCGGGAGGAGGAACCGGAGGTTCAGGTACAGGATCACTGGCATCGCCGGTTGACATGTATGTATACGTTTTAGGAATTGCTGCTGTTATCATGATTGCATTCTTTACCAAAAAGTATACAGCGGCAAAAGCATAA
- a CDS encoding HlyD family secretion protein, giving the protein MEKDILDNIELRSESVQDILTQPPHWMIRWGNTIILLILVLILMMSYVIKYPEFIPAPIVVTSENPPEKLEARTNSKIEKIFIKNHQEVKKNEVLMVMQSTGSYNDILALKKIVDSIDPNRLSSFPVNETSHFKLGELQGDYNSFAKAFQDEVLFTRLQPYAPENLAANQSLSEYRVRIATLKQQKNLEKAKYDLTRKSYQRSQELYNQGVIAALELENEKIKYIQAQQNLETITLSLSQIEEGISNLNKTKSGAAINTEKDKINYSSQTLQLFEQLRKSLKQWEQNYLVVSNTEGVASFQQFFGENQFIKAGDVILSILPRSRDKIVGRMSVPAVNSGKIVAGEKVLIKLDNYRYQEYGIVEGKVQNISLSPDKDGNYYVDVVLPKGLKTSYHKNLVFDKELRGNAEIVTQDLRLLERFFFQMRKLLGYQS; this is encoded by the coding sequence ATGGAAAAAGACATTTTAGATAATATAGAACTTCGCTCAGAAAGCGTTCAGGATATCCTTACGCAGCCTCCTCATTGGATGATCCGCTGGGGAAATACCATTATTCTTTTAATCCTTGTTCTCATTCTGATGATGAGTTATGTGATCAAGTATCCGGAATTCATTCCTGCTCCTATCGTGGTAACGTCTGAAAACCCGCCCGAAAAACTGGAAGCAAGAACCAATTCTAAAATTGAAAAGATCTTCATTAAAAATCACCAGGAGGTCAAAAAAAATGAAGTCCTGATGGTGATGCAGTCTACAGGAAGCTATAATGATATTTTAGCACTCAAAAAAATAGTGGATTCCATAGATCCCAACCGCTTATCTTCTTTTCCTGTGAATGAAACTTCACATTTTAAATTAGGAGAATTGCAGGGAGATTATAACAGTTTTGCCAAAGCCTTTCAGGATGAAGTCTTATTTACCCGCCTTCAGCCTTATGCCCCGGAAAATCTTGCCGCCAATCAAAGCCTGTCGGAATACAGGGTCAGAATTGCAACTTTAAAACAGCAGAAAAACCTTGAAAAGGCTAAGTACGACCTTACCAGAAAAAGTTATCAGCGTTCTCAGGAATTATACAACCAGGGCGTTATTGCAGCACTGGAACTGGAGAATGAAAAAATAAAGTACATCCAGGCTCAGCAGAACCTGGAAACCATTACCCTTTCCCTTTCTCAGATTGAAGAAGGGATTTCCAATCTTAACAAGACCAAGAGCGGGGCTGCCATCAACACAGAAAAAGATAAAATCAATTACTCTTCCCAGACCTTACAGCTTTTTGAACAGCTCAGGAAATCTTTAAAGCAGTGGGAACAGAATTATCTTGTGGTTTCCAATACAGAGGGCGTAGCAAGCTTTCAGCAGTTTTTCGGTGAAAATCAGTTCATAAAAGCCGGAGATGTCATCTTATCCATCCTTCCCAGAAGCAGGGATAAAATTGTAGGCAGAATGTCTGTTCCGGCTGTAAATTCCGGTAAGATTGTAGCCGGAGAAAAAGTGCTGATCAAACTTGATAATTACCGCTACCAGGAATATGGGATCGTGGAAGGAAAAGTACAGAATATTTCCCTTTCTCCTGATAAAGACGGCAATTATTATGTAGATGTTGTCCTTCCTAAAGGTTTAAAAACCTCTTACCATAAAAACCTTGTTTTTGACAAGGAATTAAGGGGGAACGCAGAAATTGTCACACAGGATTTAAGGCTTCTTGAACGGTTCTTCTTCCAGATGAGAAAGCTTCTGGGATATCAAAGCTGA
- a CDS encoding TlpA disulfide reductase family protein, with translation MKKIFTLSAFLAVFSLQAQFTVTIQAPADFKDQDAILYTLNGSKDIIFSKEQSKGNTWTFKYPKNYMGMMKVYFPGSNNTFNFISENKNISVKLETQTNKIKNIVYLDEANNLMNGIQEGSQKKELILPALSQIKEYYKDNTEFGKALKTEIERLSGSAQGINQAQHPFVYYYNTNYGKFLSNDASKKVDQEEIINFIDKSNDMLETSSLLRPVLVSYLNTGGNTNVNASVDRLLERLKVETPRGQTVLSELIDIFDVYDMQDFKNKYLSLAKNLKCTITDRLATTLKSNANVEMGAVFPNYKFQSAVNTTAKTLHDIKADKKVIVFWSSTCSHCETELPQLLAKYNDLKAKNIQVVGLSLDSDKDSYSKKISAFPWVNDSELSGWNSTYADTYNVHATPTYFILDANNKIISKPEHVGDVLEYFKLK, from the coding sequence ATGAAAAAGATTTTTACATTATCAGCTTTCTTAGCTGTATTTTCATTGCAGGCCCAGTTTACGGTGACTATTCAGGCTCCTGCCGATTTCAAAGACCAGGATGCAATTTTATATACTTTAAACGGTTCCAAGGATATTATTTTCTCTAAAGAGCAGAGTAAAGGCAATACCTGGACTTTCAAGTATCCGAAAAATTATATGGGAATGATGAAGGTTTATTTCCCGGGCTCCAATAATACATTCAATTTTATTTCGGAAAATAAAAATATAAGTGTTAAACTTGAAACCCAGACCAATAAAATTAAAAATATTGTTTATCTGGATGAAGCCAATAATCTGATGAACGGAATTCAGGAAGGCTCACAGAAGAAAGAATTGATTCTTCCGGCGCTGTCACAGATCAAAGAATATTATAAAGACAACACGGAGTTCGGAAAAGCTTTAAAAACCGAAATAGAAAGGCTTTCCGGCAGTGCTCAGGGCATCAATCAGGCACAGCATCCGTTTGTCTATTACTACAATACCAATTACGGTAAATTTCTTTCTAATGATGCTTCTAAAAAAGTGGATCAGGAGGAGATCATCAATTTCATCGATAAGTCGAATGATATGCTGGAAACATCGTCTCTTTTAAGACCTGTCCTGGTATCCTATCTCAATACCGGGGGGAATACCAATGTCAACGCATCCGTAGACAGGCTTTTAGAAAGACTGAAAGTTGAAACACCACGCGGACAGACGGTTCTTTCTGAACTGATTGATATTTTTGATGTGTATGACATGCAGGATTTCAAAAATAAATACCTGAGCCTGGCCAAAAATTTAAAATGCACGATTACCGACAGGCTGGCTACCACTCTGAAATCAAATGCCAATGTTGAAATGGGGGCTGTTTTTCCTAACTATAAATTCCAGTCAGCGGTAAACACCACGGCCAAGACGCTGCATGATATCAAAGCCGATAAGAAAGTTATCGTATTCTGGTCTTCCACATGTTCACATTGTGAAACTGAGCTTCCTCAGTTACTGGCAAAATACAATGATTTAAAGGCTAAAAATATTCAGGTAGTGGGTCTGTCCCTGGATTCGGATAAAGATTCATATTCTAAAAAGATCAGTGCTTTTCCGTGGGTTAATGATTCTGAACTGAGCGGATGGAACAGTACATATGCGGATACTTACAATGTTCACGCAACCCCGACCTATTTTATTTTAGATGCTAACAATAAGATAATCAGTAAACCAGAACATGTTGGTGATGTTTTGGAATATTTTAAGTTAAAATAA